In the Arachis stenosperma cultivar V10309 chromosome 8, arast.V10309.gnm1.PFL2, whole genome shotgun sequence genome, GAATAGTACTAGGTGGGCCAGATTCCATGGGAAACGGACAGAATATCATTATAGAGTGGGCCCATGATGAGTCACGAGaattgaagagagagaaaagaaaaaaggattAGCTTTTGGATTTTAGCACAAAGAAAGGAGGGACAGAAATGTCAATCAACAACGTTACATGGGTGAATGCATTAGTCACCAATGTCACTTTCGGATAAGCCCGCCACCTGTTTCTTTAGAACCCcacctcttccttctttctctttctcaccTAAACAATAATTAATTCATATTAACTCTATGCTTATTATTTAATCTTAGCTTAGGATCCTCCCCGATCTCGACCCTATCCTTGtttgaaataataaataaattaaacagtTTAAATAACATATCTGTGCTATACTAATTTCATTTTACaatctaaaattcattaaaccTATAAATTAGAAAgtagaaacaaaattaaaaaatggaTTTGGAAGGCTGCAAAATTCTAAACAGAGAAAGGAGATAGGGGCCCACCATTAAGGCTAAACCACAATTATTGAGCACCAAAACCATGTCCTAATGAATCTCATTTCCTTCTATAAATaacccctttcttcttcattctttctCATCTACAACTTTCTACGACGCTTCTGAAGCAAAGGGAAAAAACAAACATCATCggaagaaaataaataagaaacaACGTTAAGAAACACTAAACCATGAGTTACTTGAACCGTGTTTGGATGGCTGCCACGGTGGCGGTTGCGCAAGGCCACACCGACCCAGGCCACAAGTGCAAAACCGCCGTCAAGTCTATCCACAACAACCGCACCCGTCTCTTCTCTGCCGGAGGCCTCTCTGATCTCAGGCCTTTGTCTGGCCTTATGGGATCTGACGTTGCCGGAGCTGCGACGGGGAACGGTTCCTCCGCCGATGATCGACGGGGGCAAACCGACGACTCTCTCCGGAAGGTTATGTACTTGAGCTGCTGGGGCCAGGGCTGAGAGCCTCCGGCGTCGTCGCCGTCTTCGGCGATTTGAGCTCACCGGATGAGGAGTTAGTAACCAGGATCCTGGTCTCGGGTCGAGATCGGATCTGAAGAGCCAAAAGGAGTGGTTGACCGGGTCAAATCGAGTGACTCGGTTGATGAAGAGTGTTAAATATTTTGGCTTTCGATAAATATTGTAAATTGAAAACTGTACATATGAGAATGGTTTTCTGACCTCCGTAAAATTTGTAACTTCGGGTTATGAAAAGTGGAAAATTTGACATATCTAGTTATCTTCTTTCTCTTTGGAGTTCCAGCTAAACCTACTTAATGTCATTTTGAACTGAATTTTCGTGCAACTTAGATTCCCTTGTAATCAAAAGGATCAGGCTAATAATCATGGAATTTTCTTCCTCCATAATTCATGAGCTTAAAAAATTGCtgaacttttatttatttattgttggAGATATACAAATTATCCTTATACAAATCCTATGTTATGGTTGTTGGTACTACTGTTAGAGGACATAAATAAATCCAGCAGTGAGTAGTTAATTACTTAGCTCCAGACTCTACTACTCCagtgaatttttattttttttctatttttttaaataaaaaatcattgtCTTTGTTACCAGTTCTGGAATTGCCTCTTGAATCAAGCAAAGACGTTTTTCTGGTGTCTTTTAGATGTTGATAAAGGGAATATTACTAGTGTGAAACTCTGAATATTGGCGCAATTTTCAGAACAAAGGAACATATAGGCCTATAATTTGTAGGCAGAGATTCGAAATGCCCCTTTAGTGCGAAAAAGTTCTCTGATTTCTGAACAACACTGCCTAAAAATGGAAACATCTGGGAAGCTGGAAGGTATGAAACTTGACATTATTAGGGATGGGAAACAAGATTATGACCTTATACTTTCATATTTTGGTCAGACCAAGTCATAGTTGAAACAGCCTTAAAATTATAGCCTTGTCTTAATGGCCACCCCCTTTTCCTGTTCAGCTGATGTTGCCTGATGTATTATTGTACAAATGTCTCGTTGTATATGAATTGAGTGTAATTTTACTCGAGAAATAGTAAGATAGAAAATTTTATCAGGAAAAGGAATATATTCAAATTGTATAGGAACAAAAATTGGTGTAACAAAAAGGCTACAATAAGGCACAGGATTTACAATGGGGATTGGGACATTGGGTCAATAAAATTACCCTGGAAATCAAAATCATTACATAAACAGTAAACACTAACATGGGAAGAGAATGTAAACATAGAGAGAAAATGGATTAAAGAATAACAGAAAAAAACACACTGAGCTAATGTTACATTGGTGTAGTATCAGCAACAATTTATCCAAATCAAACAGGCAGGGAAATACTCCTCTGGGGTCCAGATGCAACGTTTGGTTTGATGTCCCAAGATGCAACATGATGGTCTTCCTCAGGAAGTATAAAAGGCAAAGAAATCTCTCGGATCATCAATTCTCCACAAAATGGGCATTCACTAGCTATAGCATCATCCAATTGTGCTCGGAGCTGCCCCATCAATTTCACATAAGAGTACAGAACACAAAGTTATTAGTCCAAAGTCCATGAAAATCACCCAAAGATTAGCTCTTTCAAGAGCAATTCCACTTAATAATAACAATACTGATAGATGTTACTTGATGCATAAGAGTTCTAAACGAACCTTGTCTACAGTAGTCATGCTAGGTATAGAATCCTCGGATGAAGAAAGGGTACCATTAGATTCCCTTCTTGCTTCACTGCCTATCAAAGTAAGTTGTTTCTGTAGATCCAGAATATACTCGGCCTGTAACATTTcccattcaattcaatttaaatgAGGGTCTTTGGTGATAACAACAAATTTTCAGATAAAATACAGGAGGAAGATTCACAATGGAATATCAAGAGGGGGGGTGGGGAATATAGGAGGGAAAATGGTACTATATTTACATGGGATTCAACTGTACAGCGAGTAACATGGGCAATCAGGCATTGTGCATGGAAGGCATGTCCACAAGGGAACACATAAAAAGGAGCCATTGGCCCTACGGATGTATAACCACGCCCCATGCCAATCTCCCTGCCGGCAGTTAATATTTTCCGGCGACATACCTAGAGAGCACATTGAAAAATTATTTCATACATCAGTGAAATTCAGCTACTAAATTCCCGTGTAAACAAAAAGCATAGTGATTTTAATATTAGTTTGTTACGTAGGTGAACATATGAACATTTGAAAAGGATAGATGCAGTATTGCAAAAACATATTATGATGAAGATCAATACCCCGCATTCCTCATCGCGATCAATAACAGTGCATCTTTGAGCAAGTGCACTAATATCTTTTCTAATGTTGTCAGCACCATGGGTAGCGTCATTCATCTCCTCCTTTAGTTGTTCAATTTGCTTGTTGTAATCCTCCAATGATGAGCAGATAGCCTCCTGCATAAATTCaggaaaaatatataaattgaaattccaagaattcaaggcaTAAAAGCATCATATTACTTTGCATATAACATTTTTGTGTGTTAAAATTCAAAGAGGAAGTAAACGTTCTTCCATTCATTTGCAGGAAACATAGGAGAAAAAGACAATATATTTAGCAGGCATTGTTAAACATATTGATCATAGTTTAATGTTGTTAATCAACATGAGTAAACCAGAGAAGAGATAATTGTACCTTGAAGTCATCAATCAGGGCAAAATCAGGAAAGAATGGTAATATATCCTCTATCTTCAAGAGACCATCAGTTTCTTTAAGGAAAGCAATTGCCTTCCTTATGTTTTCCCGCTTAGTTCCTTTTTCTTGTTCAACAACGTGCTTGGCGATCATGAGCCATAGCTTCTTTCTCAAATCTTCATCATCCTCAACTTTATCGGCTTCAGCCATTGCTAGCTCTGGATCAACCTAATGCACAAAAGTTAATTAGAACAAAATAAGAGTCAGCTTTTAGAAGAGATAACCACTTCAACATATTTTTCTTATGATATATAAATCTTGCAAAATAAAGAATTCCTAACTGAATATGTTGAATAACATTTTCCAAACTCAGACTCTTGTAGAACtccaatattttaaaaaattgcaaGAGGATTAAAGGAAATAAGCAAGAGAGATGGTGTTCAAAAGCTCTTGATGAAGAACATTTGATAAAAACATCTCAGAGCTGCTTGAACACAATATTACCGGATTAGTCTAACCTGTAGGGCAAGAGCAACTGCTTCTTCATGCATAGACATCATGCTGTATATATGAACACATGCACGCATTCTTTTTTGCTTGAGGCAAAGGCGCAGGGCATACTTAGGATCGTAGAAGAATTCAGGACCATTTATTTGTCCCTTCCCAAACTTGCATTCTAGGAAACGTAAAAGTGCACTATCATCTTCCTGAATAGACAAATGGGAAACAAGTTGAATACAAATATAAGTGTTAGGCACAATATCAATATCAAACATGTACAAGAGTCGTAACTTCTGTCAAATCTAATCAAAATGAACCAAAACTCTCATGCATTGGCTGCAAGAAATGCGAAGATTTTTAAGAGTTAATCAAATTTATCTGATTTCCCAAGGCGCATGTTAAAACTTCTGTTGTTCAAGTATGTTTGCAATTGAAATCTAAACATGACATTTCAGTTTTAATAAGGACAATATTACAATATAACTATTATCATGTTGCAGTCCAAATCTGTCATTTCAGCTTTAACAATTGGCGCAAAGAGTAGTTGTTGGTTACATGCATGAGAAGTGAAAGCACAGGCAATTATAATGTCAAATAGTACAAAGAATGTAAAACACCCTTCTAACCACCACATCAGGggtatatatatacaagaaGCAAACCACTCAACCTGCTTTGCATATAAAGAAAGCAGCAAGTTATGAACTCCAGGATCTTCGTTATGCAATCTATGAACACAATATTCAAGATATTTGATGACCTCATGTGTCTCATTCCTGCAAGTGAAAAAAGTGgatataaaataaaactaaaattctCAAATAGAATATCATGAAAGTTTATGAAAATCTGTTGGATGCAGGTGGAAAAAAGCTAAAGGAAAATAATTCAATTGATGAATAAGGGAGAAAAAGCAAAAGGGAAATAATTGAATTGGTGAACTCATTTCTGAAAATGATAGAAAATGGAATGCCGTACTTTGCATGAGGTTCACTTGAATAACGCATCATTGCAGGAATCAATTTTCTTGGGTTCAGGTTCTTCGTAGCCATCCATGACTCCACAGTTTCATATGCATCAAGGGCGATAAGGTCTGGAGCAAACTTATACTGCATAGGACAGGAATGCCATTCATTACTTACTATTTTATAGGCAGAGATTGAGAGGCTTCAATGCCAAACAAaagtaatagaaaataaaggtcaAGAGGAATGAAATAATATAGAGGCAAAATTGTTATCACTTGCCCATAACAAAAGCTTGAACAATACCTGAAGGTCTTCAGGCACAGAAGGTTTCTGAAGCACTTCCAGTGcttttttagcttctccttgcTGAAAGCAAAATTCCACAAAAACAGAAGGAAAGAACAATGAAGTGAGATACTAGTATCAGATAGTCTTTAATAACCACATGTAACAAAAGTGAGTACCTGAATGTAATGGTGAACTACAATCTCATAATGACCTTTTAAGCTAGCAAAGTATACCAACTCGTCAACCCTTCCATAACTGTCAAAAGCAGCAAAAGCAGAATTATGCTAGATAAAACTATATATGTGTACAACAAAGATCATCAAAATTCATCCAAAGACATAAAGAAGTATTATACACTACCTTTCTAAAAGCTTCATCGTGGTGGCTTCATCCAATTCATCCTTGCTGTCACTGAGAAAAGCACGAAACTCCTGAATGGTTGATTGGTACTCTGAATTGCTATTCTCCAAAGAAGATTCATCCTCCAAAAGCAGCCGATTTATCTAAAGATCAAGGTACTTTcaaaatttatttgcatatatagaaagaaaaaaaaaaggaaaaaataatgACACAACTCAAGGACAAAGAATACAGCCAATTCAGTGATTCCATTTCAAAAACCCTGCATTACCATTTTTTCccaacaatgaaaat is a window encoding:
- the LOC130944176 gene encoding uncharacterized protein LOC130944176, with the translated sequence MSYLNRVWMAATVAVAQGHTDPGHKCKTAVKSIHNNRTRLFSAGGLSDLRPLSGLMGSDVAGAATGNGSSADDRRGQTDDSLRKVMYLSCWGQG
- the LOC130944175 gene encoding vacuolar sorting protein 18; translated protein: MDHGRQVFTVDLLERYAAKGRGVITCMAAGNDVIVIGTSKGWVIRHDFGVGDSNEIDLSAGRPGEQSIHRVFVDPGGSHCIATVVGPGGAETFYTHAKWTKPRVLSKLKGLVVNAVAWNRQQITEVSTKEVILGTENGQLHELAVDEKDKKEKYINLLFELSELPEAFMGLQMETASIINGTRYYVMAVTPTRLYSFTGFGSLETVFSSYADRTVHFMELPGEIPNSELHFYIKQRRAVHFAWLSGAGIYHGGLNFGGGQHSSSSGNENFIENKALLDYSKLSEGSEMIKPCSIALSEFHFLLLLGNKVKVVNRISEHIIEELQFDQVSESKSKGIIGLCSDATAGLFYAYDQNSIFQVSIDDEGRDMWKVYLDMKEYAAALANCRDPIQRDQVYLVQAEAAFSSKDYFRAASFYAKINYILSFEEVTLKFISAGEQDALRTFLLRKLDNLEKGDKCQITMISTWATELYLDKINRLLLEDESSLENSNSEYQSTIQEFRAFLSDSKDELDEATTMKLLESYGRVDELVYFASLKGHYEIVVHHYIQQGEAKKALEVLQKPSVPEDLQYKFAPDLIALDAYETVESWMATKNLNPRKLIPAMMRYSSEPHAKNETHEVIKYLEYCVHRLHNEDPGVHNLLLSLYAKQEDDSALLRFLECKFGKGQINGPEFFYDPKYALRLCLKQKRMRACVHIYSMMSMHEEAVALALQVDPELAMAEADKVEDDEDLRKKLWLMIAKHVVEQEKGTKRENIRKAIAFLKETDGLLKIEDILPFFPDFALIDDFKEAICSSLEDYNKQIEQLKEEMNDATHGADNIRKDISALAQRCTVIDRDEECGVCRRKILTAGREIGMGRGYTSVGPMAPFYVFPCGHAFHAQCLIAHVTRCTVESHAEYILDLQKQLTLIGSEARRESNGTLSSSEDSIPSMTTVDKLRAQLDDAIASECPFCGELMIREISLPFILPEEDHHVASWDIKPNVASGPQRSISLPV